The proteins below come from a single uncultured Fretibacterium sp. genomic window:
- a CDS encoding lectin like domain-containing protein, producing MRTNRFLAALSLLFLWAGGAAAQERCGRPVDLSHLAGADYSRFLQDRGGPLPASYDLRTEGRVTSVKDVGPYRKADWAFAAIGAAESSYLTQKLGGTPDLSEMHLAWFAYMEPGKGFSVLGDWGGIMERPRSADVLAQGGSDLRATAVLARWTGLASEDDLPYKTVPDQAAAGYANRVVLQDVFYLDGSESYYYRAKPRDEVWKTLIRDHGAIHATYTHNNSCYNEATHAYNGDGNSMKNVLIVGWDDDYPKGNFPRYQIPHEDGAWLARQNWGTIWGDQGYFWISYECRALQGGAVYRVARPEPSARAYQYDDFGWCKSEYVSSYSNRENWMANVFTAGRDEALNAVSFYTTAANARYTLRIYRLEDGAKVPAYKDPAYRKDGEFPIAGYHTVKLDTPVLLKSGTRFSVVLKMETPNYGRPLAVECKVNKYSDKAVCNPGESYFSNDGVNWKDGAEYYDPMNACIKAFTTPAVVPTPTPTPTPTPTPTPTPTPTPTPTPTPTPTPTPTPTPTPTPTPTPTPTPTPTPTPTPTPTPTPTPTPTPTPTPTPTPTPTPTPTPTPTPDPILPDPTPGAGSSKGGGGCDAGVSGLALALAAAFLLKKKA from the coding sequence TTGAGAACGAACAGGTTTTTGGCCGCGTTGTCTCTGCTTTTCCTTTGGGCCGGGGGCGCGGCGGCCCAGGAGCGGTGCGGGCGCCCCGTGGACCTCTCCCACCTGGCGGGGGCGGACTATTCCCGGTTCCTGCAGGATCGAGGAGGGCCGCTGCCCGCGTCCTACGACCTCCGAACGGAGGGCCGGGTGACCTCGGTGAAGGACGTGGGCCCCTACCGAAAGGCCGACTGGGCCTTTGCCGCCATCGGGGCGGCGGAGTCGTCCTACCTCACGCAGAAGCTCGGGGGGACCCCGGACCTCTCGGAGATGCACCTGGCCTGGTTCGCCTACATGGAGCCGGGCAAGGGCTTCTCCGTCCTGGGGGACTGGGGAGGGATCATGGAGCGGCCGAGGTCCGCAGATGTTCTGGCCCAGGGGGGAAGCGACCTTCGCGCGACGGCGGTCCTGGCGCGCTGGACGGGACTGGCCTCCGAGGACGACCTGCCCTACAAGACCGTCCCCGACCAGGCGGCCGCGGGCTACGCGAACCGGGTGGTCCTGCAGGACGTCTTTTACCTGGACGGCAGCGAGAGCTATTACTACAGAGCGAAACCACGCGACGAGGTCTGGAAGACCCTGATCCGGGATCACGGGGCCATCCACGCCACTTATACGCATAACAACTCCTGCTACAACGAGGCCACCCACGCCTACAACGGTGATGGTAATTCTATGAAAAATGTGCTGATCGTGGGCTGGGACGACGATTACCCCAAGGGAAACTTCCCGAGATACCAGATCCCCCACGAGGATGGCGCCTGGCTGGCGAGGCAGAACTGGGGGACGATCTGGGGGGACCAGGGGTACTTCTGGATCTCTTACGAGTGCAGAGCGTTACAAGGCGGGGCCGTCTACCGGGTGGCACGGCCTGAGCCCTCCGCCCGCGCCTACCAGTACGACGACTTCGGGTGGTGCAAGAGCGAGTATGTGAGTAGCTACAGCAACAGAGAAAACTGGATGGCCAACGTCTTCACGGCCGGCCGGGACGAGGCACTGAACGCGGTCTCCTTCTACACCACGGCGGCGAACGCCAGGTACACGCTGCGCATCTACCGGCTGGAGGACGGGGCGAAGGTCCCCGCCTACAAGGACCCCGCCTACCGCAAGGACGGGGAGTTCCCGATCGCCGGTTACCACACGGTGAAGCTGGACACCCCGGTCCTCCTGAAGAGCGGCACGCGATTCTCCGTGGTGCTGAAGATGGAGACGCCCAATTACGGACGCCCTCTCGCGGTGGAGTGCAAGGTCAACAAATACTCGGACAAGGCCGTCTGCAACCCGGGCGAGAGCTACTTCTCCAATGACGGGGTGAACTGGAAGGACGGCGCCGAGTATTATGACCCCATGAACGCCTGCATCAAGGCATTCACCACCCCTGCGGTCGTCCCGACTCCTACGCCTACTCCGACACCCACACCCACGCCTACACCTACTCCTACGCCTACACCCACACCTACACCGACGCCGACCCCCACGCCCACGCCCACGCCGACACCAACTCCCACGCCTACGCCTACCCCCACACCAACGCCAACTCCGACGCCAACACCGACACCCACGCCGACTCCTACTCCAACACCCACGCCGACTCCAACACCCACGCCGACACCCACGCCGACGCCGACTCCCACACCCACCCCCACACCGACGCCGGATCCAATTCTTCCGGATCCCACCCCCGGCGCGGGTTCCTCCAAGGGCGGCGGCGGGTGCGACGCGGGTGTCAGTGGATTGGCCTTAGCTCTTGCAGCTGCGTTCCTATTGAAAAAGAAAGCCTGA